AGTGTCGTGCTAATAACGCGAAAGTCGAGGGTTCGACCCCCTCTGGGACCATttcctttttgttttttattttaattctcCCATCCAGTTCAATCATTTTTTGTTGTGATAAATGAACACATTAATTGAATTCAACCAGCCTTACTACATAATGAACCAGTCTTTTCTATAGAATGGAAAAGACCTTGGAACCTGTACAATAACATTCTCATATAGCCCTAACCGAGCCTCTCGACCTAGacagaatatcatccagctcctACCAGATATCTAGCTAAGTAACTAAGCCCTAAACTCCTCCGGCGTATCGGCCTGCGTCGTCCAATGCCCCACCCTAACAGcatcctccctctccaacgcctccgcAACACGCTTGATAGTAGGGAACCGCCCCAAGTCCACACCCGCGCGCTCCGCACCCCAAACCGCGGGGATCAAGCACACGTCCGCCATTGTAACCGTGTCTCCAACGCTGAATTTCCCCGCAGATTGCGACGCAAGTGCCTCGTATGCTGCGAACCCGTCCTCGATTAGATCCTTGGACCAGGCGGCGCGGTCGACGCCGAATGGCGCCACGCGTTTCAGGATGCGGAGGTTTGTTACGGGTTGGATGTCGCAGGCGACTATTGAGGAGAGGGTTCGGACAAGGGCGCGgagggctgggttggagggtggtgggaggagtGGGGAGTTGGGGAAGGCTTCGTCGAGGTATTCCAGCGCGGCGAGGGACTGGGTTATTGTGGTTGCCGGTTGGTTGGGTTGTTCGATTATGAGGGTTGGAACGGTGGCGGAGGGGTTCACGGTTGTGTTCTGGGTGCTGGATTGCTCTCCCTTGAGTAGGTTGATTGGGATCGGGGTGTATGGGATGGATTTGAGAGCGAGGGCGATGCGGAGGCGtgcggagcaggaggagcggAAGTAGGTGTAGAGGGTTACTTTGGGGGTTGAAGGGGTGGACATCTTGTTGGCCTTCGCTGAGGATCTTCGTAAGATGAAGAAGGTAAGATTTGTTGGATGGATTGCGAGTTGCGAGGTGTGGTTATTTGggtatattatatctagGGTAGAGAGCCGTTAGGAGAAATGGCGGGGTGCGCTGCGCAACGTCCATGCCCTTCTGTCAACATCCGGATCATTACAGGCTAGCGGCTCGTCAACGTAGGTTCTTAGGTACGAGCCGAT
Above is a window of Aspergillus puulaauensis MK2 DNA, chromosome 2, nearly complete sequence DNA encoding:
- the maiA gene encoding maleylacetoacetate isomerase MaiA (COG:E;~EggNog:ENOG410PVT6;~InterPro:IPR036249,IPR040079,IPR005955,IPR036282, IPR010987,IPR034330,IPR034333,IPR004045,IPR004046;~PFAM:PF13409,PF00043,PF14497,PF13417,PF02798;~go_component: GO:0005737 - cytoplasm [Evidence IEA];~go_function: GO:0003824 - catalytic activity [Evidence IEA];~go_function: GO:0005515 - protein binding [Evidence IEA];~go_process: GO:0006749 - glutathione metabolic process [Evidence IEA];~go_process: GO:0009072 - aromatic amino acid family metabolic process [Evidence IEA]), with amino-acid sequence MSTPSTPKVTLYTYFRSSCSARLRIALALKSIPYTPIPINLLKGEQSSTQNTTVNPSATVPTLIIEQPNQPATTITQSLAALEYLDEAFPNSPLLPPPSNPALRALVRTLSSIVACDIQPVTNLRILKRVAPFGVDRAAWSKDLIEDGFAAYEALASQSAGKFSVGDTVTMADVCLIPAVWGAERAGVDLGRFPTIKRVAEALEREDAVRVGHWTTQADTPEEFRA